The Rhipicephalus sanguineus isolate Rsan-2018 chromosome 7, BIME_Rsan_1.4, whole genome shotgun sequence genome includes a window with the following:
- the LOC119400478 gene encoding transmembrane protein 104 isoform X2 codes for MAGDSTDARDSISPLVGLVYIFNLIVGTGALTMPAAFKDAGWLLSLIIVVVLAFMSYLTTTFVIEAMASANALVHWKTLQHYKRVVDEEESTITQAKQDDMVNELRTDDIISKCVDEDERVPLLLSSAAERMAESSHVNYFAITERFELGKMASLFFSKVGVNLFYICIAVYLYGDLAIYGAAISKSVRDVACQLPATAIDNSTMASVSNGTLPSDLPCWENYSITRGNAYRIFLLVFLGLVGPFTFFNVQKTKYLQIFTTLMRWIAFISMIVLCALALGQGKGQGHPAMAVPTGLPNLFGVCVYSFMCHHSLPSLVTPWREKRHLFPLLAADYTLILGFYTLLSFTGIFTFPELHDMYTLDFQPNSDTGNSIIPRIPVLQYFLSLFPVFTLSTNFPIIAITLRNNLRSLFLREESSQPGSRSRSSTSSGISTQSTTPPPQSCNQVLVERFFFPLLALLPPIAVALATESVEFLVGFTGSYAGAFIQYIIPVALVHRARKQVLEALGLGVRNQHASPFRHGAWLIFVLVWAVACVTLVTVNHIIIRA; via the exons CTACTTGACGACGACGTTTGTGATCGAGGCCATGGCTTCGGCCAATGCGCTTGTCCACTGGAAGACACTGCAGCACTACAAGCGTGTGGTGGACGAGGAGGAGAGTACCATCACGCAAGCCAAGCAGGACGACATGGTG AACGAACTCAGGACGGATGACATCATCTCCAAGTGTGTGGACGAGGATGAGCGAGTGCCCCTTCTCTTGAGCA GTGCGGCAGAGCGAATGGCAGAATCTTCACACGTCAACTACTTCGCCATAACTGAACGTTTTGAGCTG GGCAAGATGGCATCCCTTTTCTTTAGCAAAG TGGGCGTAAATCTCTTCTACATCTGCATCGCTGTGTACCTGTATGGAGACCTTGCCATATATGGTGCGGCTATTTCGAAGTCTGTTCGTGACGTAGCATG CCAACTACCAGCGACAGCAATTGACAACTCTACTATGGCCAGTGTCTCAAATGGAACCCTTCCAAGTGACTTGCCGTGCTGGGAAAACTACTCCATCACTCGTGGAAATGCTTACAGGATATTTTTg TTGGTGTTCCTCGGTCTCGTTGGGCCGTTCACCTTCTTCAACGTGCAGAAGACAAAGTACTTGCAGATCTTCACAACCCTGATGCGCTGGATTG CATTCATCTCGATGATCGTGCTGTGTGCACTGGCCCTGGGTCAGGGCAAGGGCCAGGGCCACCCAGCCATGGCGGTGCCCACGGGCCTGCCCAACCTGTTTGGGGTGTGCGTCTACTCGTTTATGTGCCACCACTCCCTGCCCTCACTGGTCACTCCGTGGCGAGAGAAGCGACACCTTTTCCCACTGCTGGCTGCCGACTACACCCTCATCCTGGGCTTCTACACCCTGCTCAGCTTCACCGGCATCTTCACTTTTCCTGAGCTCCATGACATGTACACCCTCGACTTCCAG ccaaaCAGTGACACAGGGAACTCCATCATTCCACGCATTCCAGTGCTCCAGTACTTCCTGTCTCTCTTCCCAGTGTTCACACTGAGCACAAACTTTCCCATCATTGCCATCACACTGCGCAACAATCTGCGCTCCCTCTTCCTCCGTGAGGAATCCAGCCAGCCAGGGTCCAGATCACGAAGCTCAACATCGTCGGGCATTTCCACCCAGAGCACTACACCACCACCACAGTCCTGCAACCAG GTGCTCGTAGAGCGGTTCTTCTTCCCACTGCTGGCCTTGCTTCCACCCATCGCCGTTGCTTTAGCCACCGAGAGTGTAGAGTTTCTGGTTGGCTTCACCGGTTCCTACGCCGGTGCCTTCATCCAGTACATCATACCGGTGGCGCTAGTGCACCGTGCCAGGAAGCAAGTGCTCGAGGCGCTCGGACTCGGCGTCAGAAACCAACATGCCTCGCCATTCCGCCACGGTGCTTGGCTCATATTTGTGCTGGTGTGGGCAGTGGCATGTGTGACGCTGGTTACCGTGAACCACATCATCATACGGGCGTAG
- the LOC119400478 gene encoding transmembrane protein 104 isoform X1, with translation MAGDSTDARDSISPLVGLVYIFNLIVGTGALTMPAAFKDAGWLLSLIIVVVLAFMSYLTTTFVIEAMASANALVHWKTLQHYKRVVDEEESTITQAKQDDMVYCALGCSKCLKCNAWPTVQLVGRSAAVKAKLPKRNYLAIKIEKVTNELRTDDIISKCVDEDERVPLLLSSAAERMAESSHVNYFAITERFELGKMASLFFSKVGVNLFYICIAVYLYGDLAIYGAAISKSVRDVACQLPATAIDNSTMASVSNGTLPSDLPCWENYSITRGNAYRIFLLVFLGLVGPFTFFNVQKTKYLQIFTTLMRWIAFISMIVLCALALGQGKGQGHPAMAVPTGLPNLFGVCVYSFMCHHSLPSLVTPWREKRHLFPLLAADYTLILGFYTLLSFTGIFTFPELHDMYTLDFQPNSDTGNSIIPRIPVLQYFLSLFPVFTLSTNFPIIAITLRNNLRSLFLREESSQPGSRSRSSTSSGISTQSTTPPPQSCNQVLVERFFFPLLALLPPIAVALATESVEFLVGFTGSYAGAFIQYIIPVALVHRARKQVLEALGLGVRNQHASPFRHGAWLIFVLVWAVACVTLVTVNHIIIRA, from the exons CTACTTGACGACGACGTTTGTGATCGAGGCCATGGCTTCGGCCAATGCGCTTGTCCACTGGAAGACACTGCAGCACTACAAGCGTGTGGTGGACGAGGAGGAGAGTACCATCACGCAAGCCAAGCAGGACGACATGGTG TATTGCGCCTTGGGGTGCTCTAAGTGCTTGAAATGCAATGCATGGCCTACAGTGCAACTCGTAGGTCGCTCGGCGGCCGTGAAGGCCAAACTACCAAAGCGAAACTATCTGGCAATTAAAATTGAAAAAGTAACT AACGAACTCAGGACGGATGACATCATCTCCAAGTGTGTGGACGAGGATGAGCGAGTGCCCCTTCTCTTGAGCA GTGCGGCAGAGCGAATGGCAGAATCTTCACACGTCAACTACTTCGCCATAACTGAACGTTTTGAGCTG GGCAAGATGGCATCCCTTTTCTTTAGCAAAG TGGGCGTAAATCTCTTCTACATCTGCATCGCTGTGTACCTGTATGGAGACCTTGCCATATATGGTGCGGCTATTTCGAAGTCTGTTCGTGACGTAGCATG CCAACTACCAGCGACAGCAATTGACAACTCTACTATGGCCAGTGTCTCAAATGGAACCCTTCCAAGTGACTTGCCGTGCTGGGAAAACTACTCCATCACTCGTGGAAATGCTTACAGGATATTTTTg TTGGTGTTCCTCGGTCTCGTTGGGCCGTTCACCTTCTTCAACGTGCAGAAGACAAAGTACTTGCAGATCTTCACAACCCTGATGCGCTGGATTG CATTCATCTCGATGATCGTGCTGTGTGCACTGGCCCTGGGTCAGGGCAAGGGCCAGGGCCACCCAGCCATGGCGGTGCCCACGGGCCTGCCCAACCTGTTTGGGGTGTGCGTCTACTCGTTTATGTGCCACCACTCCCTGCCCTCACTGGTCACTCCGTGGCGAGAGAAGCGACACCTTTTCCCACTGCTGGCTGCCGACTACACCCTCATCCTGGGCTTCTACACCCTGCTCAGCTTCACCGGCATCTTCACTTTTCCTGAGCTCCATGACATGTACACCCTCGACTTCCAG ccaaaCAGTGACACAGGGAACTCCATCATTCCACGCATTCCAGTGCTCCAGTACTTCCTGTCTCTCTTCCCAGTGTTCACACTGAGCACAAACTTTCCCATCATTGCCATCACACTGCGCAACAATCTGCGCTCCCTCTTCCTCCGTGAGGAATCCAGCCAGCCAGGGTCCAGATCACGAAGCTCAACATCGTCGGGCATTTCCACCCAGAGCACTACACCACCACCACAGTCCTGCAACCAG GTGCTCGTAGAGCGGTTCTTCTTCCCACTGCTGGCCTTGCTTCCACCCATCGCCGTTGCTTTAGCCACCGAGAGTGTAGAGTTTCTGGTTGGCTTCACCGGTTCCTACGCCGGTGCCTTCATCCAGTACATCATACCGGTGGCGCTAGTGCACCGTGCCAGGAAGCAAGTGCTCGAGGCGCTCGGACTCGGCGTCAGAAACCAACATGCCTCGCCATTCCGCCACGGTGCTTGGCTCATATTTGTGCTGGTGTGGGCAGTGGCATGTGTGACGCTGGTTACCGTGAACCACATCATCATACGGGCGTAG